One Capsicum annuum cultivar UCD-10X-F1 chromosome 2, UCD10Xv1.1, whole genome shotgun sequence genomic window carries:
- the LOC107857542 gene encoding uncharacterized protein LOC107857542 isoform X2: MLPSIASGMCSNISAFFQMHLINRSISWRMIKGISVIKSIYRVKMAKNHGKQADISEFRAQLDALGLKIIQVTSDRNCFFSKQGRSRAEYVMGKFQSKDSHTFRIQNLELGCTCLSLTMLWALLRMINVNYNHFDGTLSSCPRIQPHVTLCHSHLPQALDDEYGGWMSRKMIDYVTAYADVCFKEFDDGVLHWTTLNEAIGFAISVHTLLPQTPLVGLHWIGLKVLQGAQRQLMLNTLILLT; encoded by the exons ATGCTACCATCAATTGCTTCTGGTATGTGCTCAAATATTTCTGCATTTTTTCAAATGCATCTGATCAATAGAAGCATCAGTTGGAGGATGATCAAGGGCATATCAGTTATTAAATCAATATATAGAGTCAAAATG GCTAAAAATCATGGAAAACAGGCTGATATTTCTGAATTTCGAGCTCAGCTTGATGCATTGGGCTTAAAGATTATTCAAGTGACATCAGATAGAAATTGTTTCTTCAG CAAACAGGGTCGCTCCAGAGCTGAATATGTTATGGGAAAATTCCAGTCGAAAGATAGCCATACCTTCAGGATTCAGAATCTTGAACTAGGTTGCACATGTCTGAGTCTAACCATGCTTTGGGCATTACTAA GAATGATCAACGTCAACTATAACCACTTCGATGGAACACTTTCTTCATGTCCAA GAATTCAACCACATGTTACTTTATGTCACAGTCATCTGCCACAAGCACTTGACGACGAGTACGGAGGATGGATGAGTCGAAAGATGAT cgATTACGTCACTGCCTACGCGGATGTGTGCTTCAAGGAATTTGATGATGGAGTTTTGCATTGGACTACCTTGAATGAGGCCATTGGATTCGCTATAAGCGTACACACTCTcctcccccagaccccacttgtgggattgcaCTGGATAG GTTTAAAAGTACTTCAAGGAGCTCAGAGACAACTGATGTTAAATACATTGATCCTACTTACATGA
- the LOC107857542 gene encoding uncharacterized protein LOC107857542 isoform X1 gives MLPSIASGMCSNISAFFQMHLINRSISWRMIKGISVIKSIYRVKMAKNHGKQADISEFRAQLDALGLKIIQVTSDRNCFFSKQGRSRAEYVMGKFQSKDSHTFRIQNLELGCTCLSLTMLWALLRMINVNYNHFDGTLSSCPRIQPHVTLCHSHLPQALDDEYGGWMSRKMIDYVTAYADVCFKEFDDGVLHWTTLNEAIGFAISVHTLLPQTPLVGLHWIGSLWLVDHQCKNSRAIINQLNAIGNKLMQHLYTTAN, from the exons ATGCTACCATCAATTGCTTCTGGTATGTGCTCAAATATTTCTGCATTTTTTCAAATGCATCTGATCAATAGAAGCATCAGTTGGAGGATGATCAAGGGCATATCAGTTATTAAATCAATATATAGAGTCAAAATG GCTAAAAATCATGGAAAACAGGCTGATATTTCTGAATTTCGAGCTCAGCTTGATGCATTGGGCTTAAAGATTATTCAAGTGACATCAGATAGAAATTGTTTCTTCAG CAAACAGGGTCGCTCCAGAGCTGAATATGTTATGGGAAAATTCCAGTCGAAAGATAGCCATACCTTCAGGATTCAGAATCTTGAACTAGGTTGCACATGTCTGAGTCTAACCATGCTTTGGGCATTACTAA GAATGATCAACGTCAACTATAACCACTTCGATGGAACACTTTCTTCATGTCCAA GAATTCAACCACATGTTACTTTATGTCACAGTCATCTGCCACAAGCACTTGACGACGAGTACGGAGGATGGATGAGTCGAAAGATGAT cgATTACGTCACTGCCTACGCGGATGTGTGCTTCAAGGAATTTGATGATGGAGTTTTGCATTGGACTACCTTGAATGAGGCCATTGGATTCGCTATAAGCGTACACACTCTcctcccccagaccccacttgtgggattgcaCTGGATAG gatcattgtggttggttgacCATCAGTGTAAAAATAGTCGAGCCATCATAAATCAACTGAATGCTATCGGGAATAAGCTAATGCAGCATCTATATACGACCGCCAATTAA
- the LOC107857542 gene encoding uncharacterized protein LOC107857542 isoform X3, whose translation MLPSIASGMCSNISAFFQMHLINRSISWRMIKGISVIKSIYRVKMAKNHGKQADISEFRAQLDALGLKIIQVTSDRNCFFSKQGRSRAEYVMGKFQSKDSHTFRIQNLELGCTCLSLTMLWALLRMINVNYNHFDGTLSSCPRIQPHVTLCHSHLPQALDDEYGGWMSRKMIDYVTAYADVCFKEFDDGVLHWTTLNEAIGFAISVHTLLPQTPLVGLHWIARIQDHCGWLTISVKIVEPS comes from the exons ATGCTACCATCAATTGCTTCTGGTATGTGCTCAAATATTTCTGCATTTTTTCAAATGCATCTGATCAATAGAAGCATCAGTTGGAGGATGATCAAGGGCATATCAGTTATTAAATCAATATATAGAGTCAAAATG GCTAAAAATCATGGAAAACAGGCTGATATTTCTGAATTTCGAGCTCAGCTTGATGCATTGGGCTTAAAGATTATTCAAGTGACATCAGATAGAAATTGTTTCTTCAG CAAACAGGGTCGCTCCAGAGCTGAATATGTTATGGGAAAATTCCAGTCGAAAGATAGCCATACCTTCAGGATTCAGAATCTTGAACTAGGTTGCACATGTCTGAGTCTAACCATGCTTTGGGCATTACTAA GAATGATCAACGTCAACTATAACCACTTCGATGGAACACTTTCTTCATGTCCAA GAATTCAACCACATGTTACTTTATGTCACAGTCATCTGCCACAAGCACTTGACGACGAGTACGGAGGATGGATGAGTCGAAAGATGAT cgATTACGTCACTGCCTACGCGGATGTGTGCTTCAAGGAATTTGATGATGGAGTTTTGCATTGGACTACCTTGAATGAGGCCATTGGATTCGCTATAAGCGTACACACTCTcctcccccagaccccacttgtgggattgcaCTGGATAG CTAGGATACAggatcattgtggttggttgacCATCAGTGTAAAAATAGTCGAGCCATCATAA